Sequence from the Ziziphus jujuba cultivar Dongzao chromosome 9, ASM3175591v1 genome:
aatattattactCAATCAATAACATATACCAGAAGACAGGTAACACAATGCTACAGAACAAACATCGTGCTGTTTAAAACTGGCTAAGTTGATTTATGCTTCTCAGTATGAATGCCAACCAGCTTGTAAACTTGGGCACTCTGATTTCCCATACAAAGAAAAGCAACaccgattttattttattgtttttttagttttttaccCAAATTTTGATATACCGACTTAAATGAAAATcgatgcaaaaataaataagaagaaagAGAGCGAGATTTGTATACCTTCGAAGTACATAAAGACTCCGTCCTTTCGGCGCCAGGGCTTGCGTTGGCGGACGATGACAGCGGGAAGGACCTTCTTACGGAGATCAGGCTTACCCTTCTTCACGGTCGCCATCACCATGTCACCGACACAGGCCGACGGCAGGCGGTTCAGACGCCCCTTGATCCCCTTCACGGAGATTATGTAGAGGTTCTTGGCTCCGGTGTTGTCGGCGCAGTTAACCGTCGCCGCCACTGGCAAACCCAGCGACATTCGGAACTTGTTTCCCGCCGATCCACCCCTTCCTCTCTTCGACATCTTCgctgcctctctctctctctttctctccaaaCTGCCTCCCAGAAAATGCTACAAACTGCTGTTATATACTTCTAGGGTTTGTTAGTGCTGCCAGGTACGCTGTATAAGTGAAACGACACCGTTTTCTTCCCCGGTTGGACTTTTAAAAGtcgtttttaaaatttttttaaaaacaattttgatattaaagccGAGAAAATGCAGTGCCCCACCTCGCCCTTCATCTCCAACCTCCCAATTTCTCGACCGGAGAATCGGCAAATACGCCGTCGTTTTAGCCCCACGGCATCCCTCAACCAAGCTCCGCAACCTCCCGACCCTTCTTCCCTCCTCTCCTCCATCACCAAACTCCTCTGGGGCCCATCACTTCCACCGGGCCTACTCATCTCCACGGTCCGTACGGCATGGCACTCCACGTGGCGTCTCATGATGTCCCAGCTTGCTCCCTCCGATCCCTCCGGTGGTTACTCCAGACCCGCTTCCAGATTCCGAGCCAACCAATTCTCCTGCCAAAACTCAACCAGTCTTCACCTCTATGTGGGCTTGCCATGCCCCTGGGCTCACCGCAGCCTCATCGTTCGGGCACTCAAGGGCCTTGAAGAAGCCGTGCCCGTCTCGATTGCCACCCCAGGCACGGACGGTTCGTGGGAATTCAAGGATATCCGAAGCCCAGATAGGGATGGGGATACCCTTGTCCCGGGTCGGGACAACGTGAACGGATGTAGAACTCTGAAGGAAGTTTACAAGCTAAGGAAAGGAGGCTATGATGGACGGTCCACGGTGCCAATGCTGTGGGACGTGGAAGCGAAAGAGGTCGTTTGCAATGAGAGCTACGACATTATCGAATTGTTCAATTCGGGTCTAAACGGTTTGGCGCGAAACCCGACCCTGGACCTTTCACCGCCATCGTTGAAGGGAAAGATTGAGGAATGGAATCGGATAATCTACCCGAACATAAACAACGGGG
This genomic interval carries:
- the LOC107434236 gene encoding large ribosomal subunit protein uL14x/uL14z/uL14y → MSKRGRGGSAGNKFRMSLGLPVAATVNCADNTGAKNLYIISVKGIKGRLNRLPSACVGDMVMATVKKGKPDLRKKVLPAVIVRQRKPWRRKDGVFMYFEDNAGVIVNPKGEMKGSAITGPIGKECADLWPRIASAANAIV
- the LOC107434234 gene encoding uncharacterized protein LOC107434234 → MQCPTSPFISNLPISRPENRQIRRRFSPTASLNQAPQPPDPSSLLSSITKLLWGPSLPPGLLISTVRTAWHSTWRLMMSQLAPSDPSGGYSRPASRFRANQFSCQNSTSLHLYVGLPCPWAHRSLIVRALKGLEEAVPVSIATPGTDGSWEFKDIRSPDRDGDTLVPGRDNVNGCRTLKEVYKLRKGGYDGRSTVPMLWDVEAKEVVCNESYDIIELFNSGLNGLARNPTLDLSPPSLKGKIEEWNRIIYPNINNGVYRCGFAQSQEAYDVAVKELFDTLDMLEVHLGRCRFLCGDKLTLADVCLFTTLIRFDVVYNGLFKCTKKKLLEYPNLHAYMRDIYQIPKIAKTCNFTAIMDGYYKILFPLNPGSIRPAMPSASEHEVLSRAHDRDSPSSMGKGAEIFV